In Tenebrio molitor chromosome 6, icTenMoli1.1, whole genome shotgun sequence, one genomic interval encodes:
- the LOC138132746 gene encoding uncharacterized protein isoform X1 — protein MKDLQSLTVQELEDFFNSFDQIFSDVDGVLWNVLATIPGTQDAVRSLQKLGKNIVLVSNNTTKSLELYHHQLQSAGFDFAIDNIITPTLVMVSHLKKENFSGKIFALGPTPLKQALRQAGFQVVDSKPVWIKETLQDFSRSVSVDEGSVGVVISDVDPNLNYVNLQKAATYLESPGVLFILGATDMKAPIGLGKVVVGPGYFHKILEEVSGRTGLRTAKPSLRLAQFVEEKFQVKDKSRVLFVGDSIPEDMGFATSCGYKKLLVLSGLTKEEALEEWGFPEEYKPEYYVDSLKTVHHLIAAVYGTTL, from the exons ATGAAGGACCTGCAATCTCTCACCGTCCAAGAACTGGAAGACTTCTTCAACTCGTTCGATCAAATCTTCAGCGACGTTGACG GAGTGTTGTGGAACGTCCTGGCGACCATCCCAGGTACTCAAGATGCGGTAAGATCGTTGCAAAAATTAGGTAAAAACATTGTTCTTGTCTCAAACAACACAACAAAATCCCTCGAGTTGTACCACCACCAACTCCAGTCCGCCGGTTTCGATTTCGCAATCGACAACATTATCACTCCGACGTTGGTGATGGTCTCGCACCTCAAGAAAGAAAACTTCTCGGGGAAGATTTTCGCCCTTGGGCCAACCCCCCTGAAGCAGGCCCTCCGACAGGCAGGCTTCCAAGTCGTCGACAGCAAA CCGGTGTGGATCAAAGAGACCCTCCAGGACTTCTCCAGGAGCGTCTCCGTTGACGAAGGGAGCGTCGGCGTTGTCATCTCTGACGTTGACCCCAACTTGAACTACGTCAACCTGCAGAAGGCCGCGACGTATCTGGAGAGTCCAGGAGTGTTGTTCATTTTGGGGGCGACCGATATGAAGGCCCCGATTGGACTTGGGAAAGTGGTGGTGGGGCCGGGGTATTTCCACAAGATTCTCGAAGAGGTGAGCGGGAGGACTGGTCTGCGTACGGCCAAACCGAGTCTACGTTTGGCCCAGTTTGTAGAAGAGAAGTTCCAGGTCAAGGACAAGTCCAGGGTTTTGTTCGTGGGGGACTC GATTCCAGAAGACATGGGCTTTGCGACTAGCTGCGGCTACAAGAAGTTGCTGGTGTTGAGCGGGCTGACCAAGGAGGAGGCGCTGGAGGAGTGGGGGTTTCCGGAGGAGTACAAGCCGGAGTATTATGTGGACAGCTTGAAGACTGTGCACCACTTGATTGCGGCCGTTTATGGAACtacattgtaa
- the LOC138132746 gene encoding uncharacterized protein isoform X2: MKDLQSLTVQELEDFFNSFDQIFSDVDGVLWNVLATIPGTQDAVRSLQKLGKNIVLVSNNTTKSLELYHHQLQSAGFDFAIDNIITPTLVMVSHLKKENFSGKIFALGPTPLKQALRQAGFQVVDSKPVWIKETLQDFSRSVSVDEGSVGVVISDVDPNLNYVNLQKAATYLESPGVLFILGATDMKAPIGLGKVVVGPGYFHKILEEVSGRTGLRTAKPSLRLAQFVEEKFQVKDKSRVLFVGDS, translated from the exons ATGAAGGACCTGCAATCTCTCACCGTCCAAGAACTGGAAGACTTCTTCAACTCGTTCGATCAAATCTTCAGCGACGTTGACG GAGTGTTGTGGAACGTCCTGGCGACCATCCCAGGTACTCAAGATGCGGTAAGATCGTTGCAAAAATTAGGTAAAAACATTGTTCTTGTCTCAAACAACACAACAAAATCCCTCGAGTTGTACCACCACCAACTCCAGTCCGCCGGTTTCGATTTCGCAATCGACAACATTATCACTCCGACGTTGGTGATGGTCTCGCACCTCAAGAAAGAAAACTTCTCGGGGAAGATTTTCGCCCTTGGGCCAACCCCCCTGAAGCAGGCCCTCCGACAGGCAGGCTTCCAAGTCGTCGACAGCAAA CCGGTGTGGATCAAAGAGACCCTCCAGGACTTCTCCAGGAGCGTCTCCGTTGACGAAGGGAGCGTCGGCGTTGTCATCTCTGACGTTGACCCCAACTTGAACTACGTCAACCTGCAGAAGGCCGCGACGTATCTGGAGAGTCCAGGAGTGTTGTTCATTTTGGGGGCGACCGATATGAAGGCCCCGATTGGACTTGGGAAAGTGGTGGTGGGGCCGGGGTATTTCCACAAGATTCTCGAAGAGGTGAGCGGGAGGACTGGTCTGCGTACGGCCAAACCGAGTCTACGTTTGGCCCAGTTTGTAGAAGAGAAGTTCCAGGTCAAGGACAAGTCCAGGGTTTTGTTCGTGGGGGACTCGTAA
- the LOC138132749 gene encoding uncharacterized protein, translating into MKNLSAVTKQEQKQFFDSFDHVLFDVDGVLWLSQNNIPGASDAVKSLKSLGKGVSFVSNNCTRTHDEYYAQLKAAGYDLDKNDLVLPVLAMIDYLQKRNFTKEIYLIGMTPMRSQLQKAGFKIADPAPDSIEESVPKFVQMSIAKNDKVGAVIADLDLNVNVIKLQKAATYLKDPEVIFITGGSDRKLCFGPGQFMIGPGAFQEVIEDITGRKGVRLAKPGSGLNDFIKEKFALKDASRVLFVGDSVPQDMGFATKCGYKRLLVLSGLTQKEEVPTWRFAEELRPEYYVDSLKDVYEMLK; encoded by the exons ATGAAAAATCTGAGCGCCGTGACCAAACAAGAACAAAAACAGTTCTTCGACTCTTTCGACCACGTCCTCTTCGACGTAGACG GAGTGTTATGGCTCTCCCAGAACAACATTCCGGGCGCCAGCGACGCAGTAAAGTCGCTGAAAAGTCTCGGCAAAGGAGTCTCTTTTGTGTCTAACAACTGCACCAGGACTCACGACGAGTACTACGCTCAGTTGAAAGCGGCAGGCTACGACTTGGACAAGAACGACCTGGTCCTCCCCGTCCTGGCCATGATCGACTACTTGCAAAAGCGCAACTTCACCAAAGAAATCTACTTGATCGGGATGACCCCCATGCGGTCCCAGCTGCAAAAGGCAGGCTTCAAAATCGCAGACCCCGCCCCCGACAGTATCGAGGAGTCGGTGCCGAAGTTCGTGCAGATGAGCATCGCCAAAAACGACAAAGTCGGCGCTGTTATTGCAGATTTGGACCTGAACGTCAACGTGATCAAGCTGCAAAAGGCCGCCACGTATCTCAAAGATCCGGAAGTGATTTTTATCACGGGGGGGTCAGACAGGAAGTTGTGTTTTGGACCGGGGCAGTTTATGATAGGACCCGGGGCCTTTCAGGAGGTCATTGAGGACATAACTGGGAGGAAAGGAGTCCGGCTGGCTAAGCCTGGCTCCGGGTTGAACGATTTCATCAAGGAGAAGTTTGCATTGAAGGATGCGTCGAGAGTACTTTTTGTGGGGGACTC AGTTCCACAGGATATGGGGTTCGCGACGAAATGCGGCTACAAAAGGTTGCTGGTGTTGAGCGGGTTGACCCAAAAGGAGGAAGTACCGACCTGGAGATTTGCAGAAGAGTTGCGGCCTGAGTATTACGTCGACAGTCTCAAAGATGTCTACGAGATGTTGAAGTGA
- the LOC138132747 gene encoding uncharacterized protein codes for MKDLNALSRQELEEFFNSFDRVLCDVDGVLWLFLERIPGTDDGVRALKKLGKKVTFVSNNCTKTLHFYTKQLQSAGFDIEQDDLITPTLAMIAYLKKLNFTKEIYVIGMTALRKELERAGFNLADNPPDHIEESLQDFAANTIVDSGKVGAVIADADINLNYLKLQKAATYLKRPEVVFITGATDCKLPIGLNHVLLGPGYFHKILEDITGRKPIAMAKPSPILNDYIVDKLKIEDKSRVLFVGDSISEDMAFAAKCGYKKLLVLSGLAKKEALADWTYPEDYKPDYYVSSLKSIHDLASKL; via the exons ATGAAAGACTTGAACGCGTTGAGCAGGCAAGAACTGGAAGAATTTTTCAATTCTTTCGATCGCGTCTTGTGCGATGTTGACG GTGTGTTGTGGCTGTTCCTGGAGCGAATTCCTGGGACGGACGATGGAGTCCGCGCCCTGAAGAAGCTCGGCAAGAAGGTGACTTTCGTCTCCAATAACTGCACCAAAACTCTGCACTTCTACACGAAACAACTGCAGTCCGCCGGTTTTGACATCGAGCAGGACGACCTGATCACCCCAACCCTAGCGATGATCGCCTACTTGAAGAAGCTCAACTTCACCAAAGAGATCTACGTTATCGGCATGACTGCGCTGCGGAAAGAGCTCGAACGTGCGGGATTCAACCTGGCGGACAATCCG CCAGATCACATCGAGGAGTCCTTGCAAGACTTCGCCGCCAACACCATCGTCGACAGCGGAAAGGTGGGCGCGGTGATCGCCGACGCCGACATCAACTTGAACTACCTCAAGCTGCAGAAAGCCGCCACGTACCTGAAGCGCCCCGAGGTGGTCTTCATCACGGGCGCCACCGACTGCAAGCTCCCCATCGGCCTCAACCACGTGCTCCTCGGCCCCGGCTACTTCCACAAGATCCTCGAGGACATAACGGGCCGCAAGCCCATCGCCATGGCCAAACCCAGCCCGATCCTGAACGACTACATCGTCGACAAGCTGAAAATCGAGGACAAGTCTCGAGTTTTGTTCGTGGGAGACTC CATTTCAGAAGACATGGCTTTCGCGGCCAAGTGCGGCTACAAGAAGCTCCTGGTTTTGAGCGGCCTGGCCAAGAAGGAGGCCCTCGCTGATTGGACGTACCCCGAAGACTACAAACCTGACTACTACGTCAGCAGCTTAAAGAGTATCCACGATCTAGCGTCCAAACTCTGA
- the LOC138132751 gene encoding uncharacterized protein isoform X2 has product MRDNLNFNMLPIVQDNMNCVSGALTNLSSNGYYGYQAPLDKRKNESLEPHACYMEVQCETASHRGSRKRAWELADNFREFKKRRQNESSPFGCEPAPTPPNREAKLRHVADMPRCIMGHYI; this is encoded by the exons ATGCGAGACAACCTCAACTTCAACATGCTGCCCATCGTCCAGGACAACATGAACTGCGTCTCGGGGGCCCTGACGAACCTCTCCTCCAACGGATACTACGGCTACCAGGCGCCGTTGGACAAACGGAAGAACGAGTCCCTGGAGCCCCACGCGTGCTACATGGAAGTCCAATGTGAGACCGCCAGCCACCGCGGGAGCCGGAAGCGCGCCTGGGAGCTCGCCGACAACTTTCGGGAGTTCAAAAAGCGGCGGCAAAACG AATCTAGTCCTTTCGGCTGCGAGCCCGCCCCCACGCCGCCAAATCGAGAGGCAAAGTTGCGCCATGTCGCTGACATGCCGCGGTGCATCATGGGCCATTACATATAA
- the LOC138132751 gene encoding uncharacterized protein isoform X1, protein MRDNLNFNMLPIVQDNMNCVSGALTNLSSNGYYGYQAPLDKRKNESLEPHACYMEVQCETASHRGSRKRAWELADNFREFKKRRQNEKISAKKKPDPGEELLEELLKETHGCALYHWNSDGL, encoded by the exons ATGCGAGACAACCTCAACTTCAACATGCTGCCCATCGTCCAGGACAACATGAACTGCGTCTCGGGGGCCCTGACGAACCTCTCCTCCAACGGATACTACGGCTACCAGGCGCCGTTGGACAAACGGAAGAACGAGTCCCTGGAGCCCCACGCGTGCTACATGGAAGTCCAATGTGAGACCGCCAGCCACCGCGGGAGCCGGAAGCGCGCCTGGGAGCTCGCCGACAACTTTCGGGAGTTCAAAAAGCGGCGGCAAAACG AAAAAATAAGTGCCAAGAAAAAACCCGATCCGGGCGAGGAGTTGCTGGAAGAGTTGCTAAAAGAGACGCATGGTTGTGCTCTGTATCACTGGAACAGTGACGGTTTGTAG